AGACAAAACTCAATCAGAATCAAGTTCAGTCACCGTATGAGCTAATTATATTTGTGAAATAATGCTCAGCTAGATCTTTGGAATCATGTGTTTTCCTGAGCTTTGTAAATCCCATTTCGTTTTCTAAATATTCAATAAGATATGTGCATGGTTATGGACATTTCCAACTATGAAGTGCGTTTTGGTAGCGATATTGCGACATTATCATTGCTATTTGTACAGAAAAATAACACACATTCATCATGTGTTTTTCATATTAAAATAAAAAAATTTAGTAGCAGGAGATTTTTGTTACTGAGAATGCTTCATTCATGACTAAGTATTCTTCAACTTTCATTTTCACATCATCTGGCTGTGTGTCATCCATTCCAGAAAATCCTACTTTGCATGTGATCTTGTTTCCTGATACTCGTACATCTGAGACTTCAATATCTGCATAGACGTGTGCCATTTCATTGGCCCATTCTACTACTTCGTCCGCCTTCACTCCAGATGTCTCAATATCGACGCTAATGAGTTTGGTCATTTTGTTATTCTATTGATATGTTCTATATAATTATTATTAATTAAATTTCTATTTTTCATTTTTCCTATTAATAGTTAATATCTTTATTACTAACCGTTGTATATTACAGTAGTCCAGTTGTTTTAAAACAGCTTGACTACCATCTTGATGGTGTGGTTATGCACACCATCAAAAATTAATGTGAAACAATATGACAGAAAAATTAGGAAAAGACACAATTTATCACAGCTGTTGTATCTGTGGTTCGTTTGTGCAAGAAAGAGAAGAAGGTGGCTACAATAAAATTAAGACTTGGGTTAAAGGTGGAATTGTCCTAAAAACAATTTGTGACAAATGTCTTGAAAAATGGATAATTGGTGAAATAAGGATACAAAACATACAAACACCTGCATATCTATCAATGCCTCTTCGATTTAACTAAGAATCTGAAAGACTGCAACAAGTTTAGCACTATGAGCTAAAAGTAATGTAAATAAAATTGCTGCAGTGGCTTGTTTTATAATCATCTTTATAGCAAATCTAAATGACATTTCACGTATTACCGTAAAAACAGTTACAATACAGGGAAGCAATATTCCTGCAAGATATACTCCTGTGAGAATCTGAACTGGCGACAATGAATTTATCAGATTTGGCTCTGCCAAAAGTAACAAGCCATCTTTTCGAATAGAGCCAAATATTACAGCAAGCACTGCATCTTCTGGCAAATTAAAAAATCCCATTACAGAACTAGATATGTCTGCAAAAAAATCAATAATACCACTCCAACTTAAGATTGATGCAACAAATGTTATTGCAAAAAAAATCGGTAATGCCATCTTGAAGAATTGTTTGATACTGTGTTTTGATTCTCTCCAGATTGAACTAAATCTCGGTCGTTCAAAGAATATCTGACCTTCAATTACTAGTACATTTAGCTTGGAGCGATTTTTCTTTGTGCTCACAAGTCTGGTGTAAAATACTGAAGTTCCGGCTAAATAGAGCAAAAATGGAATAACCAACCATGTCATGCCAGACGCAGAAAAAACAGCAATAGATGCGCCAAACTGATATGAACATGCAGAACCAAAACCTATTGCGGAAATTGTTGTACCTCTTGAACAACTAGAACAGGATCTGCTACTTATGACTGCAGGTACATTACAACCTAACCCCATCACTATGCGTGTAATGTCTCTACCACTGATTCCTATTCTTTTTACTAATGGATGAATTGCTATTGAAATACGATCCAATAGGCCACTTGACTTGTAAACTCCTAACAATAATGAGTATATTACAACTACGGGAGCTGCCCAAACGAAAAGAAATGGACCCATCGATATGAGACCATAATCTCCAACAAGAATATCCATTATCGGTGATGGTAGCGTTGATAGAACGGTATTTGGAGTACTCAGAAGATCTGCGATCTTTGGATGAACATAGTCTGCAAAATAATTAGCTCCTATAACTGATAATATTGCTGGAACAAATAATAATATCATTCCAATTGTAACTCCTAAGTATTTTTTTTCAAGAATTGTCGGTTTTGGTTCTACTGATATTCCAGTATGAAACAATTTTTGTTTTAAAAATATACCAGGATTATGTAATGAAGCAAAAATTTTACTTTTTTGCGCATGGGTAAGATTACGTGCATCCACAGGTATGACGGGCATCTGGGATTCTTTTTGCAATTTCTCAACTGATTCTTGTGCTAATCTAGTGTTAATTCTGTCCCAATTTGTTATTATGATCACTCCTTTTTTGTCTTGGACCAATGGTAAAAAATAGCCTAAATCCTGATCAATATTTGTTGCACGAATTACAACCAATACCAAGTCATGATTTTTTAATGATGAGATTGCAATCTTTGTAGTTTCACTGTCTGAATCAAACACTATTCCAGGCGTATCGATAAAAACAAGATTATCTTTTGTATAATATTCACAACTAACAGTTGAGCCCTTTAGGTTACTACTGAGTGCGTCTTTATCAGTAAGTGATGAGATTAATTGTGATTTTCCAACTCCCTCTTTCCCTATCACAATAAAATGGTAATGATCTTGTCTAATCATTTAAAAATTTTAATTATTAAAATCTATATATATTTTATCAATAATTATTATTAATTTATAAGAAAATTAATAATGTATAAATAATTCTAACATCAAAACAGGGTATGAATTTTGATAAAACAAGATACAAAAATTATCAGGCGCACAAATTTGAATCAGAAATAGATTTCTTTTACAACATACTTCATTTCTCTGGTGGAACTACAGCCTCAATAAACCAGATTGGTAATACTGATTTTTTCTATGCTCCCTTTTATTTCTCAGATGGAACACTGACTGATGTTAACGTCTATTATGTAAAAAGTGGAAAGCTAGGAAATGCGGCAAAAGAAACCAAAGTTATACGATTCACTCCTGGAACTGGTGAATGGTTGCCAATGAAAGGTGATCTCAAGGAGACACACGCATGGATATTCATATGTAGAATTGCTGCATCTACATCAAATGAGATCGAGGAAGTCTTTAATCTAGAGGAAAATCTTAACACTCGTTACGTGAATTATTCCAATAAAAACTTTGATCCAAAAATAAAAACCGTTAAACCTCAGATAGAAACTAACTGATGATTTCTAAATAGCAAATAGCTTTACGGTATCCATGTTTTTATTGGTCTGAAATCCTTGGGTGATTGCCTTTACGTGCTTACCATCACCTGCTAAAATGAATAGTTCCATACATCGCTCACCGTCTATTTTACTGTGAAGATGGGTCAAAATGAGATCTTCATAATCATGTTTTATTCCTGCTACCACATTATCGTATTCATCTTCGTGTATAACCAGCAAAATTGCATTTTGTTTTCCCGTTAGGTTGGTTTTTTGTTTTTCCTCAGAAACAAATGTTCTGATTCCTGCTCTAATTACTTCTGATCTGCCAGTAAAGCCAAGAGATTTTTGTAACTTGTCTATCTCACTGAGTATGTCTGTATTCAATGAAATGGAAACAATTACCATGTTTGAGATATTATTAATGAATATATAACCTTACTATTAAAAGTTAATAAGATTGGCGTGTTTTAATAATCGTTTAAATGTAATTATCTCAATTATTAATATCACACAATAGATTTATTAGCATTTTTTTAAATCCCGATACATGAATAAAGCGGCATCTGTGGCAATTGGAGTTGGAATCGCAGCTGCAATAATTGTGGCAGTAATTGCTCTAGCGCAATCAAATCCGTCCGTAATAGAAAATGAGTCTCCAACACAACCTACTATGATTCCGCAACCACAGACTTCTAAAATCAAAATCGTTGCATCGTTTTATCCACTTTATGAATTTTCTAAAAATATTGCTGGTGACAATGCTGATGTGTCAATGTTTATCCCAGTTGGAATTGAACCACATGACTGGGAACCAAGTATTGGCGATCTAGTAACACTAAAGGAATCTGATGTTTTTGTGTATAATGGTGTTGGCATGGAACCGTTTGTCGATAAGCTTATCGATTCTGGCGAATATTCTAATTTGCTTTTTGTAGAGACAACTAATGGAATTGAGCTAATAGAAACTGAAGAACACTCAGGTGAAGAAGAACACTCAGGTGAAGAAGAACACTCAGGTGAAGAAGAACACTCAGGTGAAGAAGAACACTCAGGTGAAGAAGAACACTCAGGTGAAGAAGAACACTCAGGTGAAGAAGAACACTCAGGTGAAGAAGAACACTCAGGTGAAGAAGAACACTCAGGTGAAGAAGAACACTCAGGTGAAGAAGAACACGCACACAAATTTCCATATGATCCACACGTATGGCTTGATCCAATTCTGGCAAAAGAGCAAGTCATGATCATAAAGGATGCCCTAATCAAAGTGGATGCAGACAATGCGCAATATTATGAGGATAATGCAAATGCCTACTCTGCAAAACTGGATGAGCTTGACTCTAAAATAAGAACAGAACTATCAAGCTGCAACAAGGACACCATAGTTCCATTTCACAATGCTTTTTCATATTTTGGAAATAGGTACGGAATAAAAACCCAGGCGTTATCTGGCCTAGCACCAGAATCTGAAGCTACTGCACGTGACCTAAAAGAGATAATTGACTTTGTAAAAGAAAACCAAATCAAAATAATCTTTGCAGAAGAATTGGTAGATCCAAAGCTTGCCCAAGTGCTTGCTGACGAAGCCGGAGCCCAGATCTTGGTTTTGAGTCCACTCGAGGGAATAACTGTGGAAGAGCAAGAGAACGGAACGTCATATATTCAGAAAATGGAAGAAAATCTAAAGAACATCAAAGTGGCACTTGAATGTCAATGAAAGCACTCCAAGTGGCACTTGAATGTCAATGAAAGCACTCCAAGTCTCTGATGTTTCTATATCCTACAATGGGAGTCTTGCAGTAGACAAGGTAAGTTTTGATGTGGAAGAGGGTGACCTCTTGGGAATAGTCGGCCCAAACGGCGCCGGAAAGACAACTTTCTTTCGCGCAATTTTGGGACTGCAAAACTATTCTGGTAAAATAAGACTATTCGGCCTTGAGGGAAAAAAATACCATCCATTGTTACCCCTAATCGGATACGTCTCCCAAAAGGTAAACTTTGAGCAAAACTTTCCTGCAACAGTCTCTGAGGTGGTGGCAATGGGGCTTTTGCCAGAAAAACATCTTCACAAGAGCGCAACCATACTTCAAAACTGTGGATGTTGCTGGAATCGCGTCTACAAAAAAATTAACAAAGACAGCGACAAGGTTCTAGAAGCGCTAAGAACAGTAAACTTGGAATCATACAAGGACCGAAGAATTGGTGATCTTTCTGGAGGGGAGCTACAGCGAGTCTTTATCGCAAAAGCACTAGTCAAGGATCCAATTTTGTTGATACTGGATGAGCCGGTAACCGGTGTTGATGTAGAAACACAAAAGAAATTCTATGGCGTAATAAAAAAAATCAACGAGGAAAACAAGATAACGATAGTCTGGTCGTCGCATGACCTAGAAGCAATTGCCAAGCTTGCAAACAGAGTTGCATGCATGAATCGGCAACTCTTTTTCCACGGACAAAAGGAGGAATTCTTCTCAAATAAGGAGTTACTCAAGACTTACTCGGAATCTGCAATGCAGATGCACATGCATCACCACTGATATGGCATTTGAAGTCTTTGGCTATGCATTT
This portion of the Nitrososphaerota archaeon genome encodes:
- a CDS encoding CopG family ribbon-helix-helix protein → MVIVSISLNTDILSEIDKLQKSLGFTGRSEVIRAGIRTFVSEEKQKTNLTGKQNAILLVIHEDEYDNVVAGIKHDYEDLILTHLHSKIDGERCMELFILAGDGKHVKAITQGFQTNKNMDTVKLFAI
- a CDS encoding ferrous iron transporter B, encoding MIRQDHYHFIVIGKEGVGKSQLISSLTDKDALSSNLKGSTVSCEYYTKDNLVFIDTPGIVFDSDSETTKIAISSLKNHDLVLVVIRATNIDQDLGYFLPLVQDKKGVIIITNWDRINTRLAQESVEKLQKESQMPVIPVDARNLTHAQKSKIFASLHNPGIFLKQKLFHTGISVEPKPTILEKKYLGVTIGMILLFVPAILSVIGANYFADYVHPKIADLLSTPNTVLSTLPSPIMDILVGDYGLISMGPFLFVWAAPVVVIYSLLLGVYKSSGLLDRISIAIHPLVKRIGISGRDITRIVMGLGCNVPAVISSRSCSSCSRGTTISAIGFGSACSYQFGASIAVFSASGMTWLVIPFLLYLAGTSVFYTRLVSTKKNRSKLNVLVIEGQIFFERPRFSSIWRESKHSIKQFFKMALPIFFAITFVASILSWSGIIDFFADISSSVMGFFNLPEDAVLAVIFGSIRKDGLLLLAEPNLINSLSPVQILTGVYLAGILLPCIVTVFTVIREMSFRFAIKMIIKQATAAILFTLLLAHSAKLVAVFQILS
- a CDS encoding metal ABC transporter ATP-binding protein; this translates as MKALQVSDVSISYNGSLAVDKVSFDVEEGDLLGIVGPNGAGKTTFFRAILGLQNYSGKIRLFGLEGKKYHPLLPLIGYVSQKVNFEQNFPATVSEVVAMGLLPEKHLHKSATILQNCGCCWNRVYKKINKDSDKVLEALRTVNLESYKDRRIGDLSGGELQRVFIAKALVKDPILLILDEPVTGVDVETQKKFYGVIKKINEENKITIVWSSHDLEAIAKLANRVACMNRQLFFHGQKEEFFSNKELLKTYSESAMQMHMHHH
- a CDS encoding ABC transporter substrate-binding protein; the encoded protein is MNKAASVAIGVGIAAAIIVAVIALAQSNPSVIENESPTQPTMIPQPQTSKIKIVASFYPLYEFSKNIAGDNADVSMFIPVGIEPHDWEPSIGDLVTLKESDVFVYNGVGMEPFVDKLIDSGEYSNLLFVETTNGIELIETEEHSGEEEHSGEEEHSGEEEHSGEEEHSGEEEHSGEEEHSGEEEHSGEEEHSGEEEHSGEEEHSGEEEHAHKFPYDPHVWLDPILAKEQVMIIKDALIKVDADNAQYYEDNANAYSAKLDELDSKIRTELSSCNKDTIVPFHNAFSYFGNRYGIKTQALSGLAPESEATARDLKEIIDFVKENQIKIIFAEELVDPKLAQVLADEAGAQILVLSPLEGITVEEQENGTSYIQKMEENLKNIKVALECQ